One window of the Nocardia huaxiensis genome contains the following:
- a CDS encoding glycosyltransferase: MDSTELRIAAIVPCHNEEAAVAKVVTDLKAAVPGIVVYVYDNRSTDATAERARAAGAIVRTEYRKGKGNVVRRAFADIEADIYLMIDGDDTYDASAAPQMIDTLLAGPYDHVLGVRREIEGESAYRAGHETGNKVLNGVVGKVFGENVEDMLSGYRVFSRRFVKSFPAVSREFEIETELTVHSQHLRVPQTAVPVGFRDRPEGSESKLRTYHDGFKILNLIVGLARHERPVAFYGLFGTLLWLISIILITPIVVEFYRIHEVPRFPTLFLGFTLMLLGSLAWTAGLILDGIRRSRHEAARLIYLRYSAVGAEESAHEAANGSRR; encoded by the coding sequence GTGGACTCCACCGAGCTTCGCATTGCCGCCATTGTGCCGTGCCACAACGAAGAGGCCGCGGTGGCGAAGGTTGTCACCGACCTCAAGGCCGCCGTACCCGGAATCGTCGTATACGTCTACGACAACCGGAGCACCGACGCCACCGCCGAGCGAGCGCGGGCAGCCGGGGCGATCGTGCGCACCGAATACCGCAAGGGCAAGGGCAATGTGGTGCGGCGCGCGTTCGCCGATATCGAGGCCGATATCTATCTGATGATCGACGGCGACGACACCTACGACGCGTCGGCCGCGCCGCAGATGATCGACACGCTGCTCGCGGGCCCGTACGACCACGTGCTGGGCGTGCGCCGCGAGATCGAGGGCGAATCCGCGTACCGGGCCGGGCACGAGACCGGCAACAAGGTGCTGAACGGCGTGGTGGGCAAGGTGTTCGGCGAGAACGTCGAGGACATGCTGTCCGGCTACCGGGTGTTCTCGCGCCGGTTCGTGAAGAGCTTCCCGGCGGTGTCACGCGAATTCGAGATCGAGACCGAGCTGACCGTGCATTCGCAGCATCTGCGGGTGCCGCAGACGGCCGTGCCGGTCGGTTTCCGGGATCGGCCGGAGGGCAGCGAATCCAAGCTGCGCACCTATCACGACGGCTTCAAGATCCTGAACCTGATCGTCGGACTGGCCCGGCACGAGCGGCCGGTCGCCTTCTACGGGCTGTTCGGCACGCTGCTGTGGCTGATCTCGATCATCCTCATCACGCCGATCGTGGTCGAGTTCTACCGAATTCACGAGGTGCCGCGCTTCCCGACGTTATTCCTCGGGTTCACGCTCATGCTGCTGGGCAGCCTCGCCTGGACCGCCGGGCTCATCCTGGACGGCATCCGCCGCTCCCGGCACGAGGCCGCGCGACTGATCTACCTGCGCTACTCCGCCGTCGGCGCGGAGGAATCCGCACACGAAGCGGCGAACGGGTCGCGTCGATGA
- a CDS encoding alpha/beta hydrolase → MVVHGNGIPVSSRVVQAAGSASPSAYALAARIPDDHPVENPQGISAYARALAMACRTMIRPMGELVPVNAISMAIAGPVINNLAKLRPAPSGVEREQVQLNGFRMEIVRPAGARSSLNDGAVMYMHGGGFFLCGLDTHRPVVAAIARRTGLPVVSVEYRQLPQTDIAGGVDDCLTAYRWLLQHGVPASRIVFAGDSAGGYMTFATALRARDAGLPVPAGLVGLCPALDLDCTEKRAHPNYHRDALIPLSALESVVKLGAARNGRLEPEMSPVNAALAGLPPTLLIIAEDEVLRRDSEIMAQRLAASGVPATLEIWRGQVHAFMAIFPGMPESRAALAHVAQFVRGCMDIAQEARTA, encoded by the coding sequence ATGGTGGTCCACGGCAACGGAATTCCGGTCAGCTCCAGGGTGGTTCAGGCCGCCGGCAGCGCCTCACCCAGCGCGTACGCCCTCGCGGCGCGCATCCCCGACGACCACCCGGTCGAGAACCCCCAGGGCATCAGCGCCTACGCCCGCGCGCTGGCCATGGCCTGCCGCACCATGATTCGGCCCATGGGCGAACTCGTCCCCGTCAACGCCATCTCCATGGCCATCGCCGGACCCGTCATCAACAACCTGGCCAAACTGCGGCCCGCGCCCAGCGGGGTGGAACGGGAACAGGTGCAGCTCAACGGCTTCCGCATGGAGATCGTGCGCCCCGCCGGAGCCCGCAGCTCGCTGAACGACGGCGCGGTCATGTACATGCACGGCGGCGGCTTCTTCCTCTGCGGGCTGGACACGCACCGGCCGGTGGTGGCCGCCATCGCCCGGCGCACCGGACTGCCGGTGGTCAGCGTCGAATACCGGCAGCTGCCGCAGACCGATATCGCCGGCGGCGTGGACGACTGCCTCACCGCCTATCGCTGGCTGCTACAGCACGGCGTACCCGCCTCCCGCATCGTCTTCGCGGGCGATTCCGCCGGCGGCTACATGACTTTCGCGACCGCCCTGCGCGCCCGCGACGCCGGACTGCCGGTGCCCGCCGGACTGGTCGGCCTGTGCCCGGCACTGGATCTGGACTGCACCGAGAAGCGCGCCCACCCGAACTACCACCGCGACGCGCTGATCCCCCTGTCCGCCTTGGAATCGGTGGTGAAGCTCGGCGCCGCGCGCAATGGTCGGCTGGAGCCGGAGATGTCGCCGGTGAACGCCGCCCTGGCCGGGCTGCCGCCGACGCTGCTCATCATCGCCGAGGACGAGGTGCTGCGCCGCGACAGCGAGATCATGGCGCAGCGGCTGGCCGCCTCGGGAGTGCCTGCGACGCTGGAGATCTGGCGCGGTCAGGTGCACGCGTTCATGGCCATCTTCCCGGGCATGCCGGAGAGCCGGGCCGCGCTCGCGCACGTGGCGCAGTTCGTGCGGGGCTGTATGGATATCGCGCAGGAGGCGCGCACCGCGTAA
- a CDS encoding DUF2142 domain-containing protein codes for MVTEASENDSTETQPDAAATANGSVETTVAQPKKIAAAQPDTKAEPGGLRGAVIRLERRFGSAALVFVLLAGVFGAIFSVVTPPFWGHDEITQFGRAYQVAHGGFTPEKIPDDRGPAWGGYLPASIDALMTHAFEDYNNNTDEPDPMVADRGAYDRLGAAAVGGPEKKVWFTNTAAYSPVPYLPQAAGIRIAEALDLSVGGTVLATRWAGLLAYLAIVGFAVRMLRGHRIQWLALTVAVLPIAVFQAGTVTADTVTNALALLVSAVIVKALFLGDRLSKPETVAALAATILLPVCKPTYVLLAMLTVLIPARRFGFGNAERPAAWQRALPWLCAVIGGVSFALWMRIAAPTGDGMSLMRPQKQWGTVKPGEQLKEILSDPIQFLSTFGDSIARRDQRWFTQFFGELGFAYVDVPAITILASLLAFAVSLGIADRLTGARGATNVRTALVALTIAASVAMIYVTLYMSFTPVGYYIIDGVQGRYFVPLALLALTVILRWMPLRLTDARGRTPSRGPALTVIAATSIALLAAVIKYATIVWG; via the coding sequence GTGGTCACCGAAGCGAGCGAGAACGACAGCACCGAAACGCAGCCGGACGCGGCCGCCACCGCGAACGGTTCGGTCGAGACGACTGTCGCGCAGCCGAAGAAGATCGCGGCCGCACAACCGGACACCAAGGCCGAGCCCGGCGGACTGCGCGGCGCGGTGATCCGGCTGGAGCGCCGATTCGGGTCGGCGGCGCTGGTTTTCGTGCTGCTCGCCGGCGTGTTCGGCGCGATCTTCTCGGTGGTGACGCCGCCGTTCTGGGGCCACGACGAGATCACTCAGTTCGGGCGGGCCTACCAGGTCGCGCACGGCGGCTTCACGCCGGAGAAGATTCCGGACGATCGCGGACCGGCGTGGGGCGGCTACCTGCCCGCCAGCATCGACGCGCTCATGACGCACGCGTTCGAGGACTACAACAACAACACCGACGAACCCGATCCGATGGTGGCCGATCGCGGCGCCTACGACCGGCTCGGCGCCGCCGCGGTGGGCGGTCCGGAGAAGAAGGTCTGGTTCACCAATACCGCCGCCTACTCCCCCGTCCCGTATCTGCCGCAGGCCGCGGGCATCCGGATCGCCGAGGCCCTCGACCTGAGTGTCGGCGGCACGGTGCTCGCCACCCGCTGGGCCGGACTGCTCGCCTACCTGGCCATTGTCGGGTTCGCGGTGCGGATGCTGCGCGGGCATCGGATCCAGTGGCTGGCGCTGACCGTCGCGGTGCTGCCGATCGCGGTGTTCCAGGCCGGGACCGTGACCGCGGATACCGTGACCAACGCACTGGCGCTGCTGGTTTCGGCGGTCATCGTGAAGGCGCTGTTCCTCGGTGACCGGCTGTCCAAACCGGAAACCGTTGCGGCGCTTGCGGCCACGATTCTGCTGCCGGTGTGCAAGCCGACCTATGTGCTGCTGGCCATGCTCACCGTGCTGATTCCGGCGCGGCGCTTCGGCTTCGGCAATGCGGAGCGACCGGCGGCCTGGCAGCGGGCGCTGCCGTGGCTGTGCGCGGTGATCGGCGGCGTGTCCTTCGCGCTGTGGATGCGCATCGCCGCCCCGACCGGTGACGGCATGAGCCTGATGCGGCCGCAGAAGCAGTGGGGCACGGTCAAACCCGGCGAGCAACTGAAGGAGATCCTGTCGGATCCGATCCAGTTCCTGAGCACGTTCGGCGACAGCATCGCGCGCCGGGATCAGCGCTGGTTCACCCAGTTCTTCGGGGAGCTCGGCTTCGCGTACGTGGACGTCCCGGCCATCACGATCCTGGCGAGCCTGCTGGCCTTCGCGGTGAGCCTCGGCATCGCGGACCGGCTGACCGGTGCGCGCGGCGCGACGAATGTCCGCACGGCACTGGTGGCGCTGACCATCGCGGCCAGCGTGGCCATGATCTACGTGACGCTGTACATGTCCTTCACACCGGTCGGCTACTACATCATCGACGGGGTGCAGGGCCGGTACTTCGTGCCGCTGGCGCTGCTGGCGCTGACGGTGATCCTGCGCTGGATGCCCTTGCGGCTCACCGACGCCCGCGGCCGCACGCCCTCGCGCGGCCCGGCGCTGACGGTCATCGCAGCGACGTCGATCGCACTGCTGGCGGCGGTCATCAAGTACGCCACCATCGTCTGGGGCTGA
- a CDS encoding glycosyl hydrolase family 18 protein produces MLLTPVGVAAIYLLRLNAGEPAADARTRGRDAIWLGHAWVDGRKSDADIAQLGVLLSGTGIKDLYVHTGPLEFDGSLRESLYPNARWFVEAVHRTLPGIRVQSWLGQVLAPEFDPGLDVEDAATRDRVVASAAKVLELGFDGIHFDVEPVRSDPAGFLTLLERTRELTRSQGRLLSVSAPVIDPLPGLHSVGLALVDHGKWWSQSYFAEVARRSDQVAVMSYDTAMPTKALYGGYVAQQTRLALEVTPDSVDLLMGAPAFWADDAGHHGAAETVSAALRGIRLGLGRTDPQRQTFGVALYVDFAATPQDWADFRRDWS; encoded by the coding sequence GTGCTGCTGACACCGGTGGGTGTGGCCGCGATCTATCTGTTGCGACTGAATGCCGGTGAGCCGGCGGCGGATGCGCGCACGCGCGGGCGGGACGCCATCTGGCTGGGGCACGCGTGGGTGGACGGCCGGAAGTCCGACGCCGATATCGCCCAGCTGGGAGTTCTGCTGTCCGGCACGGGGATCAAGGATCTGTATGTGCACACCGGGCCGCTGGAGTTCGACGGGTCGCTGCGCGAATCGCTGTATCCGAATGCGCGCTGGTTCGTGGAGGCCGTGCACAGGACATTGCCCGGAATTCGCGTGCAGTCCTGGCTCGGGCAGGTGCTGGCACCGGAATTCGATCCCGGACTGGATGTGGAGGATGCGGCGACTCGGGATCGCGTAGTCGCATCCGCCGCGAAGGTGCTCGAACTCGGTTTCGATGGAATCCATTTCGATGTGGAACCGGTGCGCTCGGATCCGGCCGGATTTCTGACTTTGCTCGAGCGCACCCGCGAACTCACGCGGTCTCAGGGCCGACTGCTGTCGGTGTCCGCACCGGTCATCGACCCGCTGCCCGGTCTGCATTCGGTCGGCCTGGCCCTGGTCGATCACGGAAAATGGTGGTCGCAAAGCTATTTCGCGGAGGTGGCGCGCCGGTCGGATCAAGTCGCGGTGATGTCCTACGACACGGCTATGCCGACGAAGGCCCTGTACGGCGGATACGTGGCGCAGCAAACCCGGCTGGCCTTGGAGGTCACGCCGGATTCGGTGGATCTGCTCATGGGCGCGCCCGCGTTCTGGGCCGATGACGCAGGCCATCACGGTGCGGCCGAAACGGTGTCGGCCGCACTGCGCGGAATACGATTGGGATTGGGCCGCACCGATCCACAGCGGCAAACATTCGGCGTCGCACTGTATGTGGATTTCGCGGCCACACCGCAGGATTGGGCGGACTTCCGCCGGGATTGGAGCTAG
- the rfbA gene encoding glucose-1-phosphate thymidylyltransferase RfbA → MRGIILAGGTGSRLHPITRGVSKQLVPVYDKPMVYYPLSTLMLAGIRDILVITTPEDSDAFRRLLGDGSRLGLNLSYIVQPEPDGLARAFVLGADHIGTDSAALVLGDNIFHGPGLGQNLHRYENLDGGAVFAYRVSDPTAYGVVEFADGKAISIEEKPKAPRSNYAIPGLYFYDNDVVEIARELKPSARGEYEITDINRAYLEQNRLSVEVLARGTAWLDTGTFDSLLDAANYVRTIEQRQGLKIGVPEEVAWRMGFIDDDQLRELAEPLVRSGYGTYLLGLLEHGRTWE, encoded by the coding sequence ATGCGTGGAATCATCCTGGCCGGGGGCACCGGGTCGCGTCTGCACCCGATCACGCGCGGGGTGAGCAAACAGCTGGTCCCGGTCTACGACAAGCCGATGGTGTACTACCCGCTGTCCACCCTCATGCTGGCGGGCATCCGCGACATCCTGGTCATCACCACGCCCGAGGATTCCGACGCGTTCCGGCGACTGCTCGGCGACGGCTCCCGGCTCGGCCTGAACCTGAGCTACATCGTGCAGCCCGAACCCGACGGCCTGGCGCGCGCGTTCGTGCTCGGCGCGGACCACATCGGCACCGACAGCGCGGCACTCGTGCTGGGCGACAACATCTTCCACGGCCCCGGCCTGGGCCAGAACCTGCACCGCTACGAGAACCTGGACGGCGGCGCGGTCTTCGCCTACCGGGTCTCCGACCCCACCGCGTACGGCGTGGTCGAATTCGCCGACGGCAAGGCCATTTCCATCGAGGAGAAGCCGAAGGCCCCGCGCTCCAACTACGCCATCCCGGGGCTGTACTTCTACGACAACGACGTCGTCGAGATCGCCCGCGAGCTGAAGCCCTCCGCGCGCGGCGAATACGAGATCACCGACATCAATCGCGCCTACCTGGAACAGAACCGGTTGAGCGTCGAGGTGCTGGCCCGCGGCACCGCCTGGCTGGACACCGGCACCTTCGACTCGCTGCTGGACGCCGCCAACTACGTGCGCACCATCGAACAGCGTCAGGGCCTCAAGATCGGGGTACCCGAGGAGGTGGCCTGGCGGATGGGTTTCATCGACGACGACCAGCTGCGCGAACTGGCCGAACCGCTGGTCCGCTCGGGCTACGGCACCTACCTGCTCGGTTTGCTCGAGCACGGGCGAACCTGGGAGTAG
- the rfbB gene encoding dTDP-glucose 4,6-dehydratase, with protein MRLLVTGGAGFIGANFVHQTVTRRSGVHVTVLDKLTYAGNRASLAPIAGQIEFVHGDIADSALVDRLVGGVDAVVHFAAESHNDNSLADPWPFIQTNIVGTYSLLQAVRKHQVRYHHISTDEVYGDLELDDPAAFSENTPYNPSSPYSASKASSDMLVRAWVRSFGVQATISNCSNNYGPYQHVEKFIPRQITNLIDGVRPRLYGAGHQVRDWIHVDDHNSAVWEILQRGRIGQTYLIGADGERDNKSVVQLILEAFGRDPHDFDHVTDRPGHDLRYAIDSSLLRTELGWEPEYRDFRKGLDATVDWYRENESWWRPQKAATETAYAAAGEKVL; from the coding sequence GTGCGACTGCTCGTAACCGGCGGCGCCGGCTTCATCGGCGCGAACTTCGTCCACCAGACCGTGACCCGGCGTTCCGGCGTGCATGTCACCGTGCTGGACAAACTGACCTATGCCGGAAACCGGGCCTCCCTGGCTCCCATCGCCGGGCAGATCGAGTTCGTGCACGGCGACATCGCCGACAGCGCGCTGGTGGACCGGCTGGTGGGCGGTGTGGACGCGGTGGTGCATTTCGCCGCCGAATCGCACAACGACAATTCCCTCGCCGACCCGTGGCCGTTCATCCAGACCAATATCGTCGGCACCTATTCGCTGCTCCAGGCGGTGCGCAAGCATCAGGTGCGGTATCACCACATCTCCACCGACGAGGTGTACGGCGATCTGGAACTCGACGACCCCGCGGCGTTTTCCGAGAACACGCCCTACAACCCGTCCAGTCCCTATTCCGCCAGCAAGGCGTCCAGCGACATGCTGGTGCGGGCGTGGGTGCGGTCCTTCGGCGTGCAGGCCACGATCTCCAACTGCAGCAACAACTATGGCCCGTATCAGCATGTGGAGAAATTCATTCCGCGCCAGATCACCAATCTCATCGACGGTGTGCGCCCGCGGCTCTACGGCGCCGGGCACCAGGTCCGGGACTGGATTCACGTGGACGACCACAACAGCGCGGTCTGGGAAATCCTGCAGCGCGGGCGAATCGGGCAGACCTATCTCATCGGCGCCGACGGCGAACGCGACAACAAGTCCGTGGTGCAGCTGATCCTGGAAGCCTTCGGCCGCGACCCGCACGACTTCGACCACGTCACCGACCGTCCCGGCCACGATCTGCGCTACGCCATCGATTCCTCGCTGCTGCGCACCGAACTCGGCTGGGAACCGGAATACCGGGACTTCCGCAAGGGCCTCGACGCCACCGTCGACTGGTATCGCGAGAACGAATCCTGGTGGCGGCCACAGAAAGCCGCCACCGAAACCGCGTACGCCGCCGCCGGCGAAAAGGTGCTCTAG